Proteins co-encoded in one Carassius carassius chromosome 35, fCarCar2.1, whole genome shotgun sequence genomic window:
- the LOC132116362 gene encoding pleckstrin homology domain-containing family A member 5-like, giving the protein MQLAQLQEDKKSIEYALEIKWLGMEDVLPEELEVSQKALLQEELVTLRARICDLSSEMDRLWSDYERMESELSVFHSHLQHIFHFGMPQEQIQAQRQLWMMEDILCGLRVNKNHFMALLGLQRQGAPQTKTVSYFEGELGGINMECVTEAEQQEYMKIHQSYKKMSPEHKASHEPLHLTRVVTSTLPTSLIAERIFVDDPYPEPPEQINLQSELRNSQRRAAKKPSRTQHETADKDRHLHWADGLEEMQQKKPAQNHNSSAREKALADRKVWTHRQQELEPGALCLTNSESDCDAAVSSQKRQTKPRQMDKRDRNMSATRENFIDDIHPLKLITASEKETEKYTADSAVVNLSNGYSADKHTFKSHSNESANPIKPQCCDAKAHNEFNDKTSQQSSHNDIIVIESHSINHISTLTVFKGHQGNNQAHKTHKNNRRSDRQKYSVSANLKSESFLSNNRQCELVPVYVHDTKPQESLNPVENQQPDQRANQTLDIPEGGDCGWSQSPKTTSKISQARIKEMPNQSPDTQPIASSDNQLTPNSDQSKPELCIYEEIQISSPRSADIKENQKNQTSGDETQPLNLAVNESGTSHTEVNGEYSTKNTEKSQAGSDVTCKREKKQKVYSSSMESSVINHHVQDCQPRITVVSTSL; this is encoded by the exons ATGCAGCTGGCTCAGTTACAGGAAGATAAG AAAAGCATCGAGTATGCTTTAGAAATCAAATGGCTGGGGATGGAAGACGTACTTCCTGAAGAGCTGGAAGTATCCCAGAAGGCTTTGCTTCAGGAGGAGCTGGTTACACTCAGAGCCAGAATATGTGATTTGTCATCG GAGATGGACAGATTGTGGAGTGATTATGAACGGATGGAGAGCGAGCTGTCCGTTTTCCATTCTCATCTCCAACACATCTTTCACTTTGGGATGCCACag GAGCAGATTCAGGCACAGAGGCAGCTCTGGATGATGGAGGACATCTTGTGCGGTTTGAGGGTGAACAAGAACCACTTTATGGCTTTATTGGGTCTACAGAGGCAGGGTG CTCCTCAGACAAAAACTGTTTCCTACTTTGAGGGCGAGTTAGGAGGGATCAACATG GAGTGTGTGACTGAAGCGGAGCAGCAGGAATACATGAAGATTCATCAGAGTTACAAGAA GATGAGTCCTGAACATAAAGCCTCACATGAACCACTGCATCTGACACGTGTTGTGACGTCTACACTTCCGACGTCACTAATCGCAGAGCGCATTTTTGTGGATGACCCCTATCCTGAACCGCCTGAACAGATCAATCTACAGTCAGAACTGAGGAACAGCCAGAGGAGAGCAGCAAAGAAACCCAGCAGAACTCAGCATGAGACGGCTGACAAAGACAGACACTTACACTGGGCCGACGGACTGGAAGAGATGCAACAAAAGAAACCGGCTCAAAATCACAACAGCAGTGCCAGAGAGAAGGCACTGGCTGATAGAAAGGTCTGGACACACCGTCAGCAAGAg CTTGAGCCTGGAGCCTTGTGCCTTACAAACTCTGAGTCTGACTGTGACGCTGCTGTGAGCTCTCAGAAACGCCAAACTAAACCCAGACAAATGGATAAAAGAGACAGAAATATGAG TGCCACCAGAGAGAACTTCATAGACGACATTCATCCCTTGAAACTCATTACAGCCagtgagaaagagacagagaagtaCACAGCAG ATTCTGCTGTTGTAAACTTGAGTAATGGCTACAGCGCTgataaacacacatttaaaagcCACAGCAATGAGTCGGCCAACCCAATAAAGCCACAATGTTGTGATGCAAAAGCCCACAATGAATTCAATGACAAAACATCGCAACAATCATCTCACAATGACATCATCGTCATAGAAAGCCACTCCATCAATCATATTTCAACTCTTACGGTGTTTAAGGGACATCAGGGAAACAATCAAGCACACAAAACTCATAAAAATAACAGAAGGTCTGACCGACAAAAGTATTCAGTCTCCGCTAACCTGAAATCTGAGAGTTTTCTGTCAAATAACCGACAGTGTGAGCTAGTCCCAGTCTACGTTCATGACACAAAACCTCAAGAATCTCTCAATCCAGTGGAAAATCAACAACCAGACCAGAGAGCCAATCAAACGCTTGATATACCAGAGGGAGGAGACTGTGGATGGAGCCAAAGTCCCAAAACAACATCTAAAATATCACAAGCTAGAATAAAAGAAATGCCCAATCAATCACCAGACACTCAACCAATCGCATCGTCTGACAATCAATTGACACCCAATTCTGACCAATCCAAACCAGAGCTATGCATTTATGAGGAAATCCAGATTAGTTCACCAAGATCAGCAGATATTAAAGAGAATCAGAAGAATCAAACCAGTGGAGATGAAACACAGCCATTAAACCTCGCAGTAAACGAGTCTGGAACGTCTCACACTGAGGTCAATGGGGAGTACAGTacaaaaaatacagagaaaagTCAAGCAGGAAGTGATGTTACATGCAAGAGAGAGAAGAAGCAGAAAGTTTACAGCTCTTCAATGGAAAGCTCAGTAATAAACCATCATGTCCAGGACTGTCAGCCACGAATAACTGTGGTCAGCACCAGCCTGTAG
- the LOC132116360 gene encoding pleckstrin homology domain-containing family A member 4-like — translation MELEVAVGYQKQTSMEDQDRVSQASSSATVSFLQIRDRCHEKVQAFGKRCQAAKRDPNCPVVIRGWLYKRDSTGLKLWKRRWFVLSNYCLYYYKDSREDSVLGSIPLPSYRILYCSPRECRNRKYAFKVVHQGMRPYIMSAETQEDMLGWVRALSQSASMEADDIINRRCASFQDFTQMGDNAETMELQHTATFPERKAQTATNLSRVHTEPTLLDQDMMGIKMKTPELRGRHESRPITPEATEYSQSLLNADEEPLSFLHPKATFKQPSFPRDHYELPCHGNMGRTDVWPSDNCSSAPMSPCIYTESGHLLDKPELQCSVCYCSNYHTAEHMAVCKVRQTCDNFML, via the exons ATGGAGCTGGAAGTTGCTGTTGGCTACCAAAAACAGACCAG CATGGAGGATCAGGACAGGGTCAGTCAGGCCTCCAGCAGCGCCACAGTGTCCTTTCTGCAGATCAGAGACAGG tGTCATGAAAAAGTGCAGGCGTTTGGAAAGAGATGTCAAGCGGCGAAGAGAGACCCCAACTGTCCTGTAGTGATCAGAGGATGGCTGTACAAGAGG GACAGCACTGGACTGAAATTGTGGAAAAGAAGATGGTTTGTTCTCTCCAATTACTGCCTGTACTATTATAAAG ACAGCCGAGAGGACTCTGTCCTGGGCAGTATTCCTCTTCCCAGCTACAGGATCCTCTACTGCTCCCCTAGAGAGTGCAGGAACCGGAAATATGCATTCAAG GTTGTTCATCAGGGGATGCGGCCGTACATCATGAGCGCTGAAACCCAGGAGGACATGTTGGGTTGGGTCAGggctctcagccaatcagcaaGCATGGAGGCTGATGACATCATCAACAG ACGCTGTGCCAGTTTTCAGGATTTCACTCAGATGGGAGATAACGCTGAAACCATGGAGCTCCAGCACACGGCCACTTTTCCAGAACGAAAAGCTCAGACCGCAACAAATCTGAGCAGGGTGCACACAGAGCCGACTCTGCTGGATCAAGACATGATGGGAATTAAAATGAAGACACCAGAGCTGAGAGGAAGACATGAGAGCAGACCAAT CACACCTGAAGCTACCGAGTATTCTCAGAGTTTGCTGAATGCAGATGAGGAACCTCTTTCCTTCCTACATCCGAAGGCAACCTTCAAGCAGCCTTCATTTCCCAGAGATCATTATGAGTTACCGTGTCACGGTAATATGGGCAGAACGGACGTTTGGCCCTCAGATAACTGCTCGAGTGCTCCAATGTCACCCTGCATATACACAGAGAGTGGACATCTGCTCGACAAG cCGGAGCTTCAGTGTTCTGTGTGCTACTGTTCCAACTACCACACGGCAGAACACATGGCAGTGTGCAAGGTAAGACAAACCTGTGATAACTTCATGTTATGA